A portion of the Calothrix sp. 336/3 genome contains these proteins:
- the hpsB gene encoding hormogonium polysaccharide secretion pseudopilin HpsB translates to MKLQQLRKILTQSDESGFTIIESLVALLVAAILLASVSPVLVISTATRVQARRVELAAQAAKTFIDGVRTKTITEPTEALTALSVSTTRTVSSSTSDYLVSSAAVPTDTTKLYCFNKDGSIAAPGCTSNLFYIQAVKLQVSGSDPDKGQGYRLGIRIYRSDAQFGSLIKTSDSNGSVQTAFTGGVGNRRTPLLEMTTEITRGLPSYSALCDRLGGCK, encoded by the coding sequence ATGAAATTGCAACAGTTGAGAAAAATATTAACTCAATCAGATGAGTCAGGTTTCACAATTATTGAATCATTAGTTGCATTATTGGTCGCGGCTATTTTGTTGGCATCTGTTTCACCGGTGTTAGTTATTTCTACTGCAACTCGTGTCCAAGCTAGACGGGTAGAATTAGCTGCCCAAGCTGCCAAAACTTTTATTGATGGTGTACGAACAAAGACAATAACAGAACCGACTGAAGCACTGACAGCTCTTTCTGTATCTACAACTCGCACAGTTAGTAGTTCTACGAGTGATTACTTAGTTAGTAGTGCCGCAGTCCCAACTGATACGACAAAATTATATTGCTTCAATAAAGATGGGAGTATTGCGGCTCCTGGATGCACTAGTAATTTATTTTACATTCAGGCGGTAAAACTGCAAGTCTCTGGTAGTGACCCTGATAAGGGGCAAGGATATCGTTTAGGGATTAGGATATATCGTTCAGACGCTCAATTTGGTTCATTAATCAAAACTTCAGACAGTAATGGTAGTGTTCAGACGGCTTTTACTGGGGGAGTTGGGAATCGTAGAACACCACTTTTAGAGATGACTACGGAGATTACTAGAGGTTTGCCTTCCTACAGCGCATTGTGCGATCGCCTCGGTGGTTGCAAGTAA
- the hpsC gene encoding hormogonium polysaccharide secretion pseudopilin HpsC, which yields MNIWKWLLVKQLQAYRKCHHSSGFTMLELLVAMVLAVLVITPLMLLMINILNTDRQEQAKANSEQEIQAAIEYINRDLQQSIYIYDNTGVNAIKTQLPTVTNGNPVLVFWKREFRKDKAVTTISGTTFNDDTFVYSLVAYYLVKDDAAPWSKAARISRFQIKDGVLNKNGSTCTGVYDTTNKFTECPDPGFKPFNLQVQGTLQTKMNAWTKHTSTYTQKAIALVDFVDHSSTSETAPTASCPTGFSTITPTSAITGFYACVNSVSSENRSVAEVYLRGNALARLSDNSNDIKYTASKVNYFPVTKVRTQGLSFLFTK from the coding sequence ATGAATATTTGGAAATGGCTGTTAGTTAAACAGTTACAAGCTTATCGAAAATGCCATCATAGCAGCGGTTTTACTATGCTAGAACTTTTGGTAGCCATGGTTCTGGCTGTACTAGTTATTACACCACTGATGTTACTGATGATTAATATTTTAAATACTGATCGTCAAGAACAAGCTAAGGCTAATTCCGAACAGGAAATTCAAGCAGCTATTGAGTATATTAATCGTGATTTACAACAGTCAATATATATTTATGACAATACTGGAGTAAATGCCATTAAAACTCAGTTGCCGACGGTAACAAATGGCAATCCAGTGCTGGTTTTTTGGAAGCGAGAATTTAGAAAGGATAAGGCAGTAACTACAATTAGTGGCACTACTTTTAATGATGATACTTTTGTATATTCTTTAGTAGCATACTATTTAGTGAAAGATGATGCAGCACCTTGGTCAAAAGCCGCAAGAATATCTAGATTTCAAATTAAGGATGGGGTACTGAATAAAAATGGTAGTACCTGTACTGGTGTTTATGACACTACGAATAAATTTACCGAATGTCCTGATCCTGGATTTAAGCCCTTTAATTTGCAGGTACAGGGTACATTACAAACGAAAATGAATGCTTGGACAAAACATACCTCTACATATACACAAAAAGCAATTGCTTTAGTTGATTTTGTTGACCACTCCAGTACTTCTGAAACTGCTCCTACTGCTAGTTGTCCAACGGGCTTTAGCACTATTACACCTACATCCGCAATCACTGGTTTTTATGCCTGTGTTAACTCAGTTTCTAGTGAAAATCGGAGTGTCGCAGAGGTTTATTTACGTGGTAATGCTTTAGCTCGCTTGAGTGATAATAGCAATGACATAAAATATACTGCAAGCAAAGTAAATTATTTTCCTGTAACTAAAGTCAGAACCCAAGGTTTGAGCTTCCTTTTTACAAAGTAA
- a CDS encoding prepilin-type N-terminal cleavage/methylation domain-containing protein, with protein sequence MKHLNTLLVPIQKSSFLSNKIRNANIIKTINKTNQQDDGFTLIEVLVVILMVGVLSAIAAPSWLGFVNRQRVSKANDAVLGALQAAQTEAKKKKLSYSVSFRNNNKSPEIAIYPGSTLPTNPVWKPLGDNISFKPGEIIIYTNLHSTNSNTKASANITYSTAGSGTITFDYMGTLTDVTLGTAGGSSEQLGLKIAVASPVSKSSLAASNERRCVILDTLIGGVRIAKNSDCQ encoded by the coding sequence ATGAAACATCTAAATACTTTGTTAGTTCCAATACAAAAAAGCTCATTTCTTAGTAATAAAATTAGGAATGCTAACATAATTAAAACTATTAATAAAACTAATCAACAAGATGATGGCTTTACTCTTATAGAGGTATTAGTCGTAATTTTAATGGTTGGAGTTTTATCCGCGATCGCAGCACCTTCTTGGTTAGGTTTTGTAAATAGGCAAAGAGTTAGTAAAGCAAATGATGCTGTTCTCGGTGCATTACAAGCAGCACAAACAGAGGCAAAAAAGAAAAAACTTAGTTATAGTGTCAGCTTTAGAAATAATAATAAATCCCCAGAGATAGCTATCTATCCCGGCTCCACTTTACCTACAAATCCAGTTTGGAAGCCCCTAGGTGATAATATTTCCTTCAAACCAGGAGAAATTATTATATACACCAACTTGCACAGCACTAATAGTAATACAAAAGCTAGCGCTAATATTACTTATAGTACTGCCGGTAGCGGAACTATCACCTTTGATTACATGGGTACTCTTACTGATGTAACTCTAGGAACTGCTGGAGGTTCTTCTGAGCAGTTAGGTTTAAAGATTGCTGTAGCATCACCAGTTTCTAAGTCATCACTAGCTGCGAGTAATGAAAGAAGATGCGTAATATTAGATACACTAATTGGCGGTGTTAGAATCGCAAAAAATTCTGACTGCCAGTAA
- the hpsE gene encoding hormogonium polysaccharide biosynthesis glycosyltransferase HpsE — MKDILDLTVAIPTYNGATRLPELLERLKYQTDTESIQWEIIVVDNNSTDNTALLIKNYQDSWLFPYSLKYIFEGRQGAAFARQRAVEESRGKLIAFLDDDNYPVSNWVSAAYLFAQKNPKAGAYGSQVHGEYEVTPPENFEKIACFLAINERGSQAYKYEPRTKMLPPGAGLVVRKQAWCENVPPELVLNHKGREALLASEDLEAILHIQLGGWEIWYNPEMHIYHQIPAWRFEKEYLLSLIRCVGLSRHHLRMLRTKSCLRFFASCGYFFNDLRKLILHLTKYKKNSSNLIFDCEKELLISSIISPFYLKAKA, encoded by the coding sequence ATGAAGGATATTTTAGATCTAACAGTTGCCATCCCAACTTATAATGGTGCAACTCGTTTACCAGAGTTACTCGAAAGGCTGAAGTATCAAACTGATACTGAGAGTATTCAATGGGAAATCATTGTTGTTGATAACAATAGTACAGATAATACAGCTCTTCTAATTAAAAACTATCAAGACTCTTGGTTATTTCCTTACTCATTAAAATATATTTTTGAAGGCAGGCAAGGAGCAGCATTTGCCAGACAAAGAGCGGTAGAAGAGTCAAGAGGTAAATTAATTGCTTTTCTTGATGATGACAACTATCCAGTATCTAACTGGGTATCAGCAGCTTATCTTTTTGCACAAAAAAATCCCAAAGCTGGTGCTTATGGAAGTCAGGTACATGGAGAATATGAAGTTACTCCTCCAGAAAACTTTGAGAAGATAGCTTGTTTTTTAGCCATTAATGAAAGGGGTTCACAAGCTTATAAATATGAACCTCGAACGAAAATGCTACCTCCTGGTGCGGGTTTAGTTGTACGAAAACAAGCATGGTGTGAAAATGTTCCCCCAGAATTAGTGCTAAACCATAAGGGAAGAGAAGCACTTTTAGCTAGCGAAGATTTAGAAGCCATATTACATATTCAACTGGGAGGTTGGGAAATTTGGTACAACCCAGAAATGCATATTTATCATCAAATTCCGGCATGGAGATTCGAGAAAGAATATTTACTAAGTTTAATACGTTGTGTTGGTTTAAGTCGTCATCATTTACGAATGCTGAGAACTAAATCATGTTTACGCTTTTTCGCTAGTTGTGGATATTTTTTTAATGACTTGAGAAAGTTAATTTTACATTTAACAAAATACAAAAAAAATAGCAGTAATTTAATCTTTGATTGTGAAAAAGAATTACTGATAAGTAGTATTATTAGTCCCTTTTATTTAAAAGCTAAGGCATAA
- the hpsE gene encoding hormogonium polysaccharide biosynthesis glycosyltransferase HpsE, with protein MSDNNQVTLNFSLAIPTYNGESRLPKILVKLSEQIRTEEFTWEIIIIDNNSYDNTAKVIFDYQERLQDKCIIRYVRETRQGLGYARERAILEAKGELIGFLDDDIIPAQDWIYQAIKFAKDKPDLGAFGGQIHGDFEIKPPENFHRIASFLAIRERGENANLYDPINLSLPPGAALVVRKDVWNKSVPNKLFFRGRLGKSMIGGEDFEILLYIHKAGWKIWYNPEMHAYHQIPAWRLEKNYLISLARGCGLSIYQLRLINATKSQSILFLFKVILGNLKKIIFHVLKYNHIVYTDEVFRAEMEFYFSSMISPLYFLKAYINN; from the coding sequence ATGTCAGATAATAATCAAGTCACATTAAACTTTTCTTTAGCTATTCCCACATATAATGGTGAGTCTCGCTTACCAAAAATATTAGTTAAACTTTCTGAACAAATAAGAACTGAGGAATTCACTTGGGAAATAATTATTATTGATAATAATAGTTATGATAATACTGCTAAGGTAATTTTTGATTATCAAGAGAGACTACAAGACAAATGTATTATCCGATATGTTAGAGAAACTAGACAAGGTTTAGGATATGCGAGAGAACGGGCAATTTTAGAGGCAAAGGGAGAATTAATTGGCTTTTTAGATGATGATATTATTCCTGCTCAAGATTGGATATATCAAGCTATAAAATTTGCGAAAGATAAACCCGATTTGGGAGCCTTTGGAGGTCAAATACACGGTGATTTTGAGATAAAACCTCCAGAAAATTTTCATCGAATTGCTAGCTTTTTAGCCATTAGAGAAAGAGGAGAAAATGCAAATTTATATGACCCCATTAATTTAAGTTTACCCCCTGGTGCTGCACTAGTAGTTCGTAAAGATGTATGGAATAAAAGCGTACCCAATAAACTATTTTTTAGAGGTAGATTAGGAAAATCGATGATTGGGGGTGAAGATTTTGAGATACTATTATATATTCACAAAGCTGGTTGGAAAATTTGGTATAACCCAGAGATGCATGCTTATCATCAAATACCTGCTTGGCGATTAGAGAAAAATTATTTAATCTCTCTAGCTCGTGGTTGTGGATTATCAATTTATCAATTAAGATTAATTAATGCAACCAAGTCTCAATCTATTTTATTCCTGTTTAAAGTTATCTTAGGTAATCTAAAAAAAATAATTTTTCATGTTTTAAAGTACAATCATATTGTCTATACTGATGAAGTTTTTCGTGCAGAGATGGAATTTTATTTCAGTAGTATGATTAGCCCTCTATATTTTCTCAAAGCCTATATAAATAATTAA
- a CDS encoding glycosyltransferase, translating into MAKISVIIPAYNSEKTILETIKSVLGQTFIDFEIIIVDDGSTDATLTSISQFNDERIKVFTQRHQGANVCRNFGLSCANGEFVSFLDADDVWTHNKLSSQLKALQENLQASVAYSWTDYIDENGNFLLSGTHITANGRVYEKLLVSNFLENGSNPLIRKSAIIELGGFDEKLNAAQDWDMWLRLSNKFEFVAVPKVQILYRKSRNSLSSNLHRQEKSSLQVLEKAYRLSDRDVQHLRSQSLTNLYKYLTCKSLEQPYTRNKAMFAAKFLWRLCIYDFERFYHWRLYSILCIKILLIILYPSYPSLLIFIKCNFQSFMDKPMGVKQEIAHINNSRFKNFR; encoded by the coding sequence ATGGCAAAAATTTCTGTTATTATTCCTGCATATAATAGTGAAAAAACTATTCTAGAGACTATCAAATCTGTTTTAGGACAAACTTTTATTGATTTTGAAATTATTATTGTAGACGATGGTTCTACTGACGCAACTTTAACAAGTATTTCTCAATTTAATGATGAGAGAATAAAAGTGTTTACTCAACGGCATCAAGGTGCTAATGTATGTCGTAACTTTGGTTTATCTTGTGCAAATGGAGAGTTTGTTAGCTTTTTGGATGCAGATGATGTTTGGACTCACAATAAATTAAGTAGTCAGCTAAAGGCTTTACAGGAAAATCTTCAAGCATCTGTAGCGTATAGCTGGACAGATTATATTGATGAGAATGGAAACTTTTTACTTTCTGGTACACATATTACTGCTAATGGACGGGTGTATGAAAAACTTTTAGTGAGTAATTTTTTGGAAAATGGTTCTAATCCTTTGATTCGTAAATCAGCAATTATAGAGTTAGGAGGATTTGATGAAAAGTTAAATGCTGCCCAAGATTGGGATATGTGGTTACGTTTAAGTAATAAGTTTGAGTTTGTTGCCGTGCCAAAAGTTCAAATTTTATACAGAAAATCTCGTAATTCTTTATCTTCTAATCTGCATAGACAAGAAAAATCTTCTCTTCAAGTATTGGAAAAAGCATATCGTCTAAGTGATAGGGATGTACAACATCTCAGAAGTCAGAGTTTAACAAATTTATATAAGTACTTAACTTGTAAGTCATTGGAGCAACCTTATACTCGAAACAAAGCAATGTTTGCTGCTAAATTTTTGTGGAGATTATGTATTTACGACTTCGAGAGATTTTACCATTGGCGATTATATAGTATTTTATGTATTAAAATACTCTTGATAATATTGTATCCTAGTTACCCAAGTTTGCTGATTTTTATCAAGTGTAATTTTCAGTCATTTATGGATAAGCCGATGGGAGTGAAACAAGAAATCGCTCATATCAATAATTCTAGATTCAAGAATTTTAGATAA
- a CDS encoding prepilin-type N-terminal cleavage/methylation domain-containing protein: protein MQLPFYFQFLYKRKHEAIRGFTLTETLIVVFILGILSAIAAPSWLGFIQQQRLNSAQDKIYLGMRQAQSEAKKRKLSWQFTIRENNQRVQWIVHQADNNKFLPDSVLNNQNQWHNLDSNIYIDTEKNSKNDYETTLRKHPSQNIWRVVYNYHGCPIYNVGDECINTSLQALGQITLYSDRDDVTRRCVYVSTILGAMRTGKNQSKANSSDKYCY, encoded by the coding sequence GTGCAGTTACCATTCTATTTTCAATTTCTGTATAAAAGGAAGCATGAAGCAATTAGGGGATTTACCTTGACAGAAACACTAATTGTGGTGTTTATTCTTGGTATTTTGAGCGCGATCGCCGCCCCTAGTTGGTTAGGTTTTATTCAGCAGCAACGTTTAAATTCTGCTCAAGACAAAATTTACTTAGGGATGCGTCAAGCACAAAGTGAAGCGAAAAAACGTAAGCTATCTTGGCAATTTACCATTCGAGAAAATAACCAGCGAGTTCAGTGGATAGTTCATCAAGCGGATAATAATAAATTCTTGCCAGATAGTGTTTTGAATAATCAGAATCAATGGCATAATTTAGATAGTAATATTTATATAGATACAGAAAAAAATAGTAAAAATGATTATGAGACAACCCTGAGAAAGCACCCTTCTCAAAATATCTGGCGGGTTGTATATAATTATCATGGCTGCCCAATTTACAATGTGGGTGATGAATGCATTAATACTTCTTTGCAAGCTCTGGGGCAAATTACTCTATATAGTGATAGGGATGATGTGACTAGACGTTGTGTTTATGTTTCGACAATTTTAGGAGCGATGAGAACAGGTAAAAATCAGAGTAAGGCTAATAGCAGTGATAAGTATTGCTATTAA